The genomic DNA acgtaTAAAGAATTATATTAGAGTTACAAGTTTCATCTTGAACagatgttaaataaataaaataaatgaatgatagatgttaaataaaagtacattGTGCTGATAATGCCTCTCTTTCACTCACAGACATTGACTCTGTATTATGTCTTCATATTAATCATAAAAAGCTGATGTAGAGGGCTTCTCGTTAGTCATATTTTCGGTGCCTTGCTGTAAGCGCTGCATATTGACTCTACTTGCAAGTAAAAACTAACTTTGTGACAATTTCAGTGTTTCTGTCCATCTCATGATAAATAATTCTTTTAACAGCGCTCCTTGCATTCATGCTGCTCTCCGGGCTAAAATCATTCCACTACGTCAAGTCAAAGATTCTCTATAACTACAAATAGTCAAATATTTAGTATATCCAGCATTACATGTTATATCATTCATTATATCAATACTCATTATTAGAGAGTTTAAACAACATGATATGGATATATCTGCAAATAGTAATTTGttttacataaacacataacACAACCAACCAGTTTTGATAAGGATCCCCTACCTTCCTTTTAAGATTTGTGACCAATATTCTTAGcaagacattttacagttaaacAAGACTACAGCCATGGAAGTGGCTCTGTGATACTGCacagctgtgctttgagctaaatgctaacatctgcatgctaacatgcttacaattacaatgctaacatgctgatgttaactAGATAATGTTAACCATGCTCACCATCATAGTTTAGCGAATCAGCTTGCAAAGCTTAGCTAATGTCAAATCTCAAACGGCTGAATTGAAGCACTAAATAGTTGGAAATAGCTGAACTGTCTGGTTTTCAGAGCAAGATGACCTCTGCACCTGTGAGAGCAATCCAGATGGATATACCCATTTCTGAGGCTTATTCCCTGGAGTCAGTGGGAAAACATGGCATCGGtaagtgtgtgtatctgtctgtttgCATCTGAATAATTGAACAGATTAAAGTGTAGGATGCTGAAAATGTTTCTCTTGTTCTCTGCAGCGATAGAGGTCGGTCCTCAACCCAACGGCGTGACCAGAGCTGATATTTTTAACATGGCGAAAGAGGCAGTGGATCTCACACTAGAATGGCTTCAGAAATTGAATTCTGGTAAGAACCAAGTTCTGGTATTTTGTGAGGATACAGTCATTCCTAAAAAGCATGTTATGGTGATGGTGTGCCCTAATAACAAGCCATGGGTCACTAAATCCCTGAAAAATGTgccaaatagaaaacaaaaggcCTCGCTTAAAGGTGACAGGTTAGACAGAAAAAAGGAGgcaaggagagagggaagattGCTAATTAAGAGGGCCATattacaatacaaaaataagatAGAGGAAAACTTAAGCAGCAATAATTTGAAGACAGCATGGTACGGAATGGTAAATGTATCCAGTGGTGTGATGAGCCTCTCCAACTAAATGCCACAAAGACCAAGGATATGGTCATTGATTTTAGGAAATCATCTCTCCCACCATCTTAAACCTTCATCAAAGGAACTGGCATTGAGTTTGTAAAGCATTATAAGTATCTAGAAACAGTCATTGATAAAAACTTTACCACTGGGGATAATTGATgcaatgtaaaaaaatgtaataatttcaCTGAAGTTTTCAAATTACCTCGCTACCTCTGTAACTGTGAGCCTCCTTGAGTACACCAGCATTTCTACTTATTGCTGTACTTTGCCAACAGGAAGTACTTTTGAAGGCGGTGAGGTGGAAGCATACACTTTGGTGAAGAGTGTAGACTACCCAAGGGATCCTACAACCAATGacattactgctgccattcacCCCCAGCTGCAGGTACAGGACAAAGACAAGATGCATGCACATATAAGCCTtcacttaaagtgactataatctatatttttagaaaaacaatGCATCAAATGACAACGTGAAAGGGGTCACTCACAGTGATGAATCTGCACAGAATTACCtagaatctgcagctccccttgGCTTTATGGAGTTTTAAAACAAATTTGGGCTCATTGATTAGCTTTTCgacccacaactttactgttttagtTCACTCTCCTTGTTTTGTCAAGGAGAGTGTGGTGTGGAGGATGTGGTTTCGTTCGTAGCAGGTGGATGTTTTTTGCAAAAAAGCTCTTAAACCCACGGTACACTACCTAAAGACAGTTGGTATACactggtgaacacagtggagcaatTAGCAGCTAAAGCcctcaaatgaatgctaatgtttctCCGTAtcagctggatgtgtaaatactCAACTCTTTTCTGACAAGTTTGTTCCCCATATTTGTCAATGTTCTTTGTACTAACAAATAGTTTCTGGTGCCACCAAGTGGCCACAAAACTGGTTATTGGAAGTAAAAAAGCCTGTTTCCCCAAATGTCGAACTAGttctttaaacaatgcaatacTACAAGGTAGTCCCATTTGCACAGTGCATGCAATTAATAAAGCCTTGATTTTGGTGAACTACAGTAACAGTTAATGCCATATTTACATTCAAAAGCTGCCCTCAAGCATAATGACTAAGCTGTGAGcattctctgtctttctccagGATAATGACTTCAAGCTTCTCAAACCAGGCGACCCCATCTTCCTGTCATTTTCTGGGGAGACGGTGAAGCATGAGGGGGAGGAACTCTACCCTTTATTTGTAAATGAATGTGCCTACTATGAGAAGAAGATTGCTTTCCATTTAGCTAAGAAAGTCACCTTGACCTTCCCGTCTATAAGTGTGAAGAAAGAGGACTGAGAGTacagagacagaagacagaCTTTAAATTgtaatcacagaaaaaaaaagaatgtgtacactacatatatatatatatatatatatatatatatatatatatatatatataaaaataattgtgtttttaataatcaCAAATGCACACTATTGATTACCTCATTATCCTGTTTAGCAATCCACTACAGCAGCTCTGCAAGAGTACTACCTCTGTAAGGGCCTAAAGAAGAGACTTGTGTGTAATACCAGAGTTGTTATTGTACTTGACTGAATGATATTGCACAGGTACTGGATTTATAATCCTCCACTCCCTGTAAATGAACTAGATTACTTGGACATTGATCTTTTTTGCACTGTGACAATGATACAAAACACCATGTGAGAATGTTAGAATACATGGCAACATGGATCACTTTTCAATAGTGACTTATGAATTCGAACATGCAGATGTTTAGCAGCTTTATTATTTACGATGTTCACCAActtagtttagcatgctaacatttgctaattatcactaaacacaaagtacagctgaggctgatgggcattagctttgcaggtatttagtcataTACTAAAGTATTGCATTGCTATGTCATTGCAATGCATGCTATTttttatcgttatcgcaatatcaacttgcGAAATACACACTCACGAATCGAGAAAGACTACAAcgtatcgcgaaagacactttctaactttttgttatttgagagtatcagtagaaaactcCACTTAAAAGTGTaactaacatatatatatatatattctttttaaatggtGCCTTTTATGTCTAATTCagtgttcaatttgtttaataACATGTTggaaattttcattttttttaaattcaaaaagcaatttgctgtattttagcataatactgaaagcagcagagtataactgagtacactttaatatcagtttatttatcgcaagcaATAtcatcgcgatattcaacataTCGCATATTGTATATTTCCCTCTTATCCTGCAGCCCTACTGAAAAAAGCAATAGCTATCAAAAAGCATCTCTGTAATTTCTATATAATTGTAAGGATTAATGATGTTTTACTAATTCTATTACAACGGATCACACAAAAACAGTACGTCTGCAAACGTCAAATTTATAGATACAGAAACAGGTACAGTGTgcttcaaaaaaacatttataaaagccAGAGTGTATACATATCAGACGAGTAACAAAAcattgtgacaaaaaaaaaaaaaaaaatcacaatttctAATCTGGTGCTGTGTAATTAGTTGTTTTGGACATACAAAAAGTAACAAATTCATTAACTTTCCAGACAAATGTCACAGTAAGTGTGAAG from Sander vitreus isolate 19-12246 chromosome 2, sanVit1, whole genome shotgun sequence includes the following:
- the LOC144524771 gene encoding N-acyl-aromatic-L-amino acid amidohydrolase (carboxylate-forming) B-like, giving the protein MEHVFLPPLSRVAICGGTHGNEMSGVYMVKEMQKQKVHRTESVSITTVLSNPRAVDACRRYMETDLNRCFTDALLSAPITDSTPYELRQAQELNAQLGPKGSPEAVDLLCDIHNTTANMAVCLIFYSLDWITLHIYNYIQSKMTSAPVRAIQMDIPISEAYSLESVGKHGIAIEVGPQPNGVTRADIFNMAKEAVDLTLEWLQKLNSGSTFEGGEVEAYTLVKSVDYPRDPTTNDITAAIHPQLQDNDFKLLKPGDPIFLSFSGETVKHEGEELYPLFVNECAYYEKKIAFHLAKKVTLTFPSISVKKED